The following are encoded together in the Aerococcus mictus genome:
- the srlA gene encoding PTS glucitol/sorbitol transporter subunit IIC — protein sequence MEYIVKFAEGFMNLFQTGADNFIAWMGSIVPLVLMLMVAMNAVINLLGEERVTSLARVASKNVFTRYMILPFVSAFMLGNPMSMTMGRFLPEFYKPGYIAAQMQFCHTSNGVFPHINPGELFVWLGIAQGIEALGLNQMELAIRYLLVGLVMNFVGGWVTDFITARVCKQQGITLSKTVDGDIN from the coding sequence ATGGAATATATTGTTAAATTTGCGGAAGGGTTTATGAACCTCTTCCAAACCGGTGCCGATAACTTCATCGCCTGGATGGGGTCCATTGTTCCCCTGGTATTAATGTTAATGGTTGCCATGAACGCTGTGATTAACCTCTTAGGGGAAGAACGCGTGACCAGCTTAGCCCGGGTGGCTTCTAAGAATGTCTTTACCCGTTACATGATCTTACCCTTTGTGTCTGCCTTTATGTTAGGTAACCCCATGTCAATGACTATGGGACGTTTCCTTCCTGAATTCTATAAACCAGGTTACATTGCTGCACAAATGCAATTTTGCCACACCTCCAACGGGGTCTTTCCTCATATTAACCCAGGTGAATTATTCGTTTGGTTAGGGATTGCCCAAGGGATTGAAGCTTTAGGCCTTAACCAAATGGAACTAGCGATTCGCTACCTCTTAGTAGGGTTAGTGATGAACTTTGTTGGTGGTTGGGTCACCGACTTTATCACCGCGCGTGTATGTAAACAACAAGGGATTACCCTATCAAAAACCGTTGACGGAGACATTAATTAA
- a CDS encoding transcriptional regulator GutM — protein MSFMIVFGGMALLAYLGQAFLGFLQIKHFNQVYQDLRKQGKVAIGRRSGKIRQGTIVMFAVNDQAKILDAYKMQGVTVLAKFKRLPQYIGQDLYLIDRKHPLVQKENKLTQIAMEDAREVYIRVEIGDYKEEKPQSTFKQLGNFATQMKYTLSNKVKGRG, from the coding sequence GTGAGCTTTATGATCGTATTTGGCGGGATGGCCTTACTTGCCTACTTAGGCCAGGCTTTTCTTGGTTTCCTGCAAATCAAACACTTTAACCAAGTTTACCAAGACCTGCGTAAACAAGGCAAAGTCGCCATTGGGAGACGGTCTGGCAAGATTCGCCAGGGCACTATCGTGATGTTTGCAGTCAATGACCAAGCCAAAATCCTCGATGCATATAAGATGCAAGGGGTAACGGTATTAGCAAAATTCAAGCGCCTCCCCCAATATATTGGTCAAGACCTCTATCTGATCGATCGCAAGCATCCCTTGGTACAGAAAGAAAATAAATTAACTCAAATTGCCATGGAAGACGCCCGTGAAGTCTACATTCGGGTGGAAATCGGTGACTACAAGGAAGAAAAACCGCAATCCACCTTCAAACAATTAGGCAATTTTGCCACTCAGATGAAATACACACTGTCAAATAAAGTTAAAGGACGTGGATAA
- a CDS encoding BglG family transcription antiterminator, which produces MALVDRWYEILNNLYMHPKISQAEFEAGLKTSRQTLKKNIQLLNQELEGIATITLEDKVYHLTIEDFAAFKKILAGKFRQETDFNSSNKRQAYILKELIEDQEPVIIDDLAEVTMVSRGTVNNDINHLRQILSDYNLTIVGTPNKGLTLEGDELDIRTAYVNIVLSYFKEDQFIIKDKTHLLNLAPNFNMTNFTKDLLLKVVYVTLLRVRQGHGLMSEMPHYQNFLQGQEDYEVFIAEIEDYFNLTLSHYEYQYLAYPFNIYNKEDIVPDSFNSAFVDQVYQKVLQAIQRDLAIEFDQEKLYQAMRNHLIFLIHRLLFRVNSDDLFFHEVQQQYPLSFTLAEITGQVLEEVLDREVPGIELSYLSLYFELVISRQVSLKSQKIAIVCHTGKGTARLIKMQIQRILGTSLELSTFSEGEFSQEDPSQYFAIFTTIPLDKAKIKRPIIQLDNLFDESYIRSQWYSVQRRNPLFSQLVYLDCITLDQGESYEDLLRVMTDQVIEETGISSDFQQAIFDREAISDTVFDQGIAMPHTVVDDFGQIILLIGQVEADIQEKGRPIDLVFLLGIPSQTNQVMDELLINIYEAIFAVANNQALKALLKTTHSLEDIQDILQGDDGL; this is translated from the coding sequence ATGGCACTTGTTGATCGTTGGTATGAAATTTTAAATAATTTATATATGCACCCCAAAATTTCCCAAGCGGAGTTTGAAGCGGGGCTGAAGACAAGTCGCCAAACCTTAAAAAAGAACATCCAACTTCTTAACCAGGAGCTGGAAGGGATTGCCACAATCACATTAGAAGATAAGGTCTATCATTTGACTATTGAAGATTTTGCTGCTTTCAAGAAAATTCTGGCAGGGAAATTTCGCCAAGAGACCGACTTTAATTCTTCGAATAAGCGGCAAGCCTATATCCTTAAAGAGCTGATTGAAGACCAAGAGCCAGTCATTATTGATGACCTGGCTGAAGTGACCATGGTTAGTCGTGGGACGGTGAATAATGATATCAACCACCTCCGCCAAATCCTGTCTGACTACAATCTCACCATTGTGGGGACGCCCAATAAGGGCTTGACCCTGGAGGGCGATGAGCTCGATATCCGAACGGCCTACGTTAATATTGTGCTTTCTTACTTCAAGGAAGACCAATTTATTATAAAAGATAAGACGCATTTGTTGAATTTGGCCCCTAATTTTAATATGACCAATTTTACCAAGGATTTACTCTTAAAAGTTGTTTATGTCACTCTACTCCGTGTCCGTCAAGGGCACGGTTTGATGAGTGAGATGCCTCATTACCAGAATTTCTTACAAGGACAAGAAGACTACGAAGTCTTTATTGCTGAAATTGAAGATTATTTCAACCTCACCCTAAGTCATTATGAATACCAGTACTTGGCCTATCCTTTTAATATTTACAATAAGGAAGACATTGTGCCGGATAGCTTTAACTCAGCCTTTGTTGACCAGGTTTACCAAAAAGTGCTCCAAGCGATTCAACGTGACTTAGCTATTGAATTTGACCAGGAAAAGTTATACCAAGCTATGCGCAATCATTTAATATTTCTTATTCATCGCTTGTTATTCCGGGTCAATAGTGATGATCTCTTCTTCCATGAAGTCCAGCAACAATACCCGCTATCCTTCACCCTGGCAGAGATTACTGGCCAGGTCTTGGAAGAAGTCTTAGACCGTGAGGTACCAGGCATTGAGCTGTCTTACCTGAGTCTTTACTTCGAATTGGTCATCAGCCGGCAAGTGAGTTTGAAAAGTCAAAAAATAGCCATTGTTTGTCACACCGGTAAGGGCACAGCTCGTTTGATCAAGATGCAGATTCAACGCATCTTAGGGACCAGTTTAGAGCTATCCACTTTCTCAGAAGGGGAGTTTAGCCAAGAAGATCCTAGTCAATACTTTGCTATCTTCACGACGATTCCTCTAGACAAGGCCAAGATCAAACGGCCCATCATCCAGTTAGATAACTTATTCGATGAGTCCTATATTCGCTCCCAGTGGTATAGTGTCCAACGCCGAAATCCACTCTTTTCTCAGTTGGTTTATTTGGACTGTATCACTTTGGACCAAGGTGAGTCTTATGAAGACTTGCTCCGAGTGATGACTGACCAGGTGATTGAAGAGACTGGGATTTCCTCGGATTTCCAACAAGCTATTTTTGACCGGGAAGCCATTAGTGATACGGTCTTTGACCAGGGCATCGCCATGCCGCATACAGTGGTTGATGATTTCGGTCAAATTATTCTATTGATTGGCCAAGTGGAAGCTGATATCCAAGAAAAGGGCCGCCCCATTGACCTGGTCTTTCTCTTAGGGATTCCCAGTCAGACCAACCAAGTCATGGATGAGTTACTGATTAATATATATGAAGCTATTTTTGCGGTGGCTAATAACCAGGCCTTAAAAGCCCTGTTAAAGACCACGCATTCGCTGGAAGACATTCAAGATATTTTACAAGGAGATGACGGATTGTGA